A genomic segment from Syntrophotalea acetylenivorans encodes:
- a CDS encoding sodium-dependent transporter gives MNGSNRPRALWASRFGFVLAAAGSAIGLGNIWKFPYITGQHGGGAFVLVYLACIALVGVPILMAELLIGRQGRRDAVGSFVVLERPRSPWMLVGWVGVTASFILLSFYAVVAGWSFDYVVMAARGVLQDRSPVEIEALFGALVSSPVRVIFWQGLFIVTTVAIVLGGVRGGIERCSRILMPALFVLLLLLFGRGLLSAGGVPALRFMFQADFSALSPQALLDALGHAFFTLSLGAGTMITYASYLDPEADLGGLALRIALLDTFMALLAALTIFSVAFAAGIEPGSGPGLVFQTLPILLLELPFGSVLTLLFFLLLAFAALSSSISMLEVTVAYLVDEKTWPRWRYRAGGGCGFSGRFTQCPVFQPLAGV, from the coding sequence ATGAATGGAAGTAATCGACCCCGTGCCCTGTGGGCGAGCCGTTTCGGCTTCGTGCTGGCTGCCGCCGGCAGCGCCATCGGCCTCGGCAATATCTGGAAATTTCCCTATATTACCGGTCAGCACGGCGGTGGCGCCTTTGTGTTGGTTTATCTGGCTTGTATTGCCCTGGTCGGTGTGCCGATTCTGATGGCCGAACTGTTGATCGGTCGCCAGGGACGGCGAGACGCGGTCGGTTCTTTCGTTGTGCTTGAGAGGCCTCGCAGCCCCTGGATGCTGGTGGGGTGGGTCGGTGTGACGGCCTCCTTTATCCTCTTGTCCTTCTATGCAGTGGTGGCCGGCTGGAGTTTCGATTACGTGGTCATGGCTGCCCGTGGTGTTTTACAAGATCGCAGCCCTGTGGAAATCGAAGCTCTGTTCGGCGCTTTGGTGTCCTCGCCCGTTCGGGTGATCTTCTGGCAAGGCTTGTTTATCGTTACTACGGTCGCGATTGTTCTTGGCGGTGTGCGGGGTGGCATCGAACGATGCAGCCGTATTCTGATGCCGGCTCTGTTTGTTCTGCTGCTGTTGCTGTTCGGTCGTGGGCTGCTTTCGGCCGGTGGTGTACCGGCCTTGCGCTTCATGTTTCAGGCCGATTTTTCCGCCTTGAGCCCTCAAGCCCTTCTTGATGCCTTGGGCCATGCCTTTTTTACCCTGTCCCTCGGGGCCGGTACCATGATCACCTACGCTTCCTATCTCGACCCAGAGGCAGATCTGGGTGGCCTGGCCCTTCGTATCGCTTTGCTGGATACCTTCATGGCTCTACTTGCCGCATTGACAATTTTTTCCGTGGCCTTTGCCGCGGGGATCGAGCCGGGTTCCGGTCCGGGATTGGTATTTCAGACTCTGCCGATCCTGCTTCTTGAATTGCCCTTCGGTTCTGTGTTGACTCTGCTGTTCTTTTTATTGCTGGCTTTTGCCGCCTTGTCCTCGTCTATTTCCATGCTGGAAGTAACGGTCGCTTACCTGGTCGATGAAAAGACCTGGCCCCGCTGGCGCTACCGGGCTGGTGGGGGTTGCGGCTTTTCTGGTCGGTTTACCCAGTGCCCTGTCTTTCAACCGCTGGCAGGAGTATAA
- a CDS encoding YchJ family metal-binding protein gives MKTGRNEPCPCGSGLKYKKCCLLVSAPSAVIDLSPVQLVAARAKAFAAGDFAFIYDSYHCEAPFRRHFPVRDEYLSYARSDLQGRYRINSCQILCDDAPAEGEARVLFFLDLEYGGEQHQSVELARFVQTADGWRYHSGQKVNRELFPGPLEEITMAQVEERAEGICF, from the coding sequence ATGAAAACCGGACGTAACGAGCCCTGTCCCTGCGGCAGTGGCCTTAAATACAAGAAGTGTTGCCTGCTCGTTTCGGCTCCGTCGGCTGTGATTGATTTGTCGCCGGTGCAGCTGGTGGCGGCCCGGGCCAAAGCTTTTGCAGCAGGCGATTTTGCCTTTATTTACGACAGCTACCACTGCGAAGCACCATTTCGACGCCATTTTCCGGTACGGGACGAATATCTGAGTTATGCCCGCAGCGATTTGCAGGGACGTTATCGTATCAATTCCTGTCAGATATTATGCGACGATGCGCCTGCTGAAGGCGAGGCACGGGTTCTGTTTTTTCTCGACCTGGAGTATGGCGGAGAACAGCATCAATCCGTGGAGCTTGCGCGGTTTGTACAGACGGCCGATGGTTGGCGTTATCATTCCGGTCAGAAGGTCAACCGCGAGCTATTTCCAGGTCCTCTAGAGGAAATCACCATGGCCCAGGTTGAAGAACGCGCCGAAGGTATCTGTTTCTAA
- a CDS encoding ABC transporter permease: MNRQEKQSFWRKVFWPRLRRNRMAMAGAAIVLAMAVLALLAPLLARDPGHIDIALRLQAPSLLYPLGTDDLGRDVLARILYGARISLLVGFVAVGIATAIGVLLGALAGYYGRWVDTLIMRFVDIMLCFPSFFLILAVVAFLEPSIWNIMIIIGLTGWMGVARLVRAEFLSLRERDFVLAVRAAGARDSRIIFRHILPNALSPLLVSATLGVAGAILTESALSFLGIGVQPPTPSWGNMLISGKQTLGSAWWLSAFPGLAILVTVLGYNLLGEGIRDALDPRLKE, from the coding sequence ATGAATAGACAAGAGAAACAATCCTTTTGGCGTAAGGTCTTCTGGCCCCGGTTGCGCAGAAACCGTATGGCCATGGCCGGGGCGGCCATTGTGTTGGCCATGGCCGTGCTGGCTCTGTTGGCGCCGTTGCTGGCACGGGACCCAGGGCATATCGATATCGCTCTACGCTTGCAGGCACCGAGTCTCCTCTATCCCCTCGGGACGGACGATCTCGGACGTGACGTGTTGGCCCGTATCCTCTACGGCGCCCGTATTTCTCTGCTGGTCGGATTTGTAGCGGTTGGTATTGCCACGGCCATCGGCGTGCTCCTCGGTGCTCTGGCCGGCTATTACGGCCGCTGGGTCGACACCCTGATCATGCGGTTCGTCGATATTATGCTCTGTTTCCCGAGTTTCTTCCTTATCCTGGCGGTGGTGGCTTTTTTAGAGCCTTCCATCTGGAACATTATGATTATCATCGGTCTGACGGGCTGGATGGGGGTGGCCCGGTTGGTACGGGCCGAGTTCCTGTCTTTGCGGGAGCGAGACTTTGTGCTGGCGGTGCGTGCTGCCGGCGCTCGGGATAGTCGCATCATCTTTCGTCATATTCTGCCCAACGCCTTGTCGCCGCTCTTGGTTTCGGCCACTCTTGGCGTGGCCGGCGCCATTCTTACCGAAAGTGCACTATCTTTTCTCGGTATAGGGGTGCAGCCACCGACTCCTTCCTGGGGGAATATGCTTATTTCCGGAAAACAGACCCTTGGCAGCGCCTGGTGGTTGTCGGCCTTCCCCGGCCTGGCTATTCTGGTGACGGTGCTGGGATATAATCTCCTTGGTGAGGGCATTCGCGATGCTCTCGATCCGCGTTTAAAAGAATAA
- the galE gene encoding UDP-glucose 4-epimerase GalE — translation MKKIFVTGGAGYIGSHVVKALGEAGYQVLVYDNLSTGNRWAVLHGDLVVGELSDRQLLSNTLRDFQPDAVMHFAAFIEVAESVSNPLKYYRNNTLNALQLLEVLQELNIGRFIFSSTAAVYGTPEEIPVAETAPLEPINPYGASKMMSERLLADLTLALPEDFRYVALRYFNVAGADSGGRIGQAYKNPTHLITRALKTARGQYPALQLFGTDYPTEDGTCIRDYIHVDDLAEAHLVALRHLLNGGQSDIFNCGYGHGYSVREVIEVAKKVSGVDFTVIEADRREGDPAALTAKSDKIVSELDWKPRHDDLEYIVRTAWEWEQKVDAKLSD, via the coding sequence ATGAAAAAGATCTTTGTCACCGGCGGTGCCGGCTACATCGGTAGCCACGTCGTCAAGGCTCTGGGCGAGGCCGGCTATCAGGTGCTGGTCTACGATAATCTCTCCACCGGTAATCGCTGGGCCGTTCTGCACGGTGACCTGGTCGTCGGTGAACTGAGTGATCGTCAGCTGCTCAGCAATACCCTGCGGGACTTTCAGCCCGATGCGGTCATGCATTTTGCCGCCTTTATCGAGGTGGCCGAAAGTGTTAGCAATCCTCTGAAATATTACCGCAACAACACTCTGAATGCTCTGCAATTGCTCGAAGTTTTGCAAGAGTTAAACATCGGCCGGTTTATTTTCTCCTCCACCGCGGCTGTGTACGGCACCCCCGAGGAAATTCCGGTGGCTGAGACGGCGCCGCTGGAGCCGATTAATCCCTACGGCGCTTCGAAGATGATGTCCGAACGGTTGCTGGCTGATCTTACTCTGGCGTTGCCGGAGGACTTTCGCTATGTGGCGCTACGCTATTTCAACGTCGCCGGTGCTGATAGCGGCGGCCGCATTGGTCAGGCCTACAAGAATCCGACTCATCTCATCACTCGCGCTTTGAAGACCGCCCGCGGTCAGTATCCCGCCCTGCAGCTCTTCGGTACGGATTATCCCACAGAGGACGGCACCTGTATTCGCGATTATATCCACGTCGATGATCTGGCCGAGGCGCATCTGGTGGCTCTGCGCCATCTGCTTAACGGTGGTCAGAGCGATATTTTTAATTGCGGCTATGGTCACGGTTATTCCGTGCGCGAAGTCATCGAGGTGGCGAAAAAGGTCAGCGGTGTCGACTTTACCGTGATCGAGGCTGATCGGCGGGAAGGGGACCCGGCGGCACTTACGGCAAAATCGGATAAAATTGTCAGTGAACTCGACTGGAAACCTCGCCATGACGATTTGGAATATATTGTGCGCACCGCGTGGGAGTGGGAGCAGAAGGTTGATGCCAAACTAAGCGATTGA
- a CDS encoding ABC transporter permease, whose amino-acid sequence MLLYLSKRLLLMVPLLLGITLISFVVIHLAPGEPTDMQTQLNPEVGVELQQRLRAQYDLDQPLMVQYGKWLGRLVRFDFGDSFSQDRRPVTAKIAERLPITILINVLSIGLILLVAVPIGIVSAVRRNSHFDRLTTIFVFIGFATPSFWLALLLMDFLGVRYGLFPIVGLKSLGYDYLSWSGQILDVLHHLVLPVFVSAFGGLAGFSRYMRANMLEVIRQDYILTARAKGLTEKAVIWKHALRNALLPVITILGLSVPGLIGGSVIFETIFAIPGMGKLFYDGVMMRDYPLIMGILVIGAVLTLVGNLLADLGYALADPRIRHS is encoded by the coding sequence ATGCTGCTTTATCTTTCAAAACGCCTGCTGTTGATGGTTCCCCTGCTTTTGGGGATCACCCTGATTTCCTTTGTGGTGATCCATCTGGCTCCCGGCGAGCCTACCGACATGCAGACCCAGCTCAATCCTGAAGTAGGCGTCGAACTGCAGCAACGTTTGCGAGCCCAGTACGATCTCGATCAACCGCTCATGGTCCAGTACGGCAAGTGGCTCGGCCGGCTGGTGCGCTTCGACTTTGGCGATTCTTTTTCCCAGGATCGTCGCCCTGTGACAGCCAAAATCGCCGAACGGCTGCCGATAACCATTTTGATCAATGTCCTTTCCATCGGCTTGATTCTGCTTGTGGCCGTACCTATCGGTATCGTTTCAGCGGTTCGACGCAACTCCCACTTTGACCGCTTGACCACAATTTTTGTGTTTATCGGCTTTGCTACGCCTTCCTTCTGGTTGGCTCTGTTGTTGATGGATTTTCTCGGAGTGCGCTATGGCCTGTTTCCCATCGTCGGCCTTAAGTCGCTGGGGTACGATTATTTGAGTTGGTCCGGGCAGATTCTGGATGTGTTGCATCACCTTGTGCTGCCGGTTTTTGTTTCTGCTTTTGGCGGCCTGGCCGGGTTTTCCCGCTATATGCGGGCCAATATGCTGGAGGTGATTCGCCAGGATTATATCCTTACCGCCCGGGCAAAGGGCCTGACGGAGAAGGCGGTGATCTGGAAGCATGCCCTGCGCAACGCCCTGTTGCCGGTGATTACTATTCTTGGTCTGTCGGTGCCGGGATTGATTGGTGGCAGCGTGATTTTCGAGACTATTTTTGCCATCCCCGGAATGGGCAAGCTTTTTTATGATGGGGTTATGATGCGTGACTATCCGCTGATCATGGGGATACTGGTGATCGGAGCGGTACTGACCCTGGTCGGTAATCTGCTGGCGGATCTGGGGTATGCGCTGGCTGATCCCCGTATCCGCCACAGTTAG
- a CDS encoding peptide-binding protein translates to MTFISDRFGLVWIFLGLCCLYLICGCDRMDENLAGQAEAGPPAAGDTLIIGSGADAVTLLPVLASDGTSSDINGLVYNGLVRYDKDLNIEADLAERWEISPDNLTITFHLRQGVRWHDGAPFTAEDVLYTYQLLIDPKTPTAYAERYRQVASAQVLDAHTFRVRYHKPLATALISWAFSVHPRHLLEGTEITKSPLASHPVGTGPYRFVAWKRGEKIVLEANPDYYEGPPYIHRVLYRVIPDASTMFLEMQSGGLDYMGLTPLQYAMQTDTPAFRRRFRKYRYPAFAYTYLGYNLRRPIFQDKRTRQALSFAIDKQEIIDGVLLGLGQVASGPYKPGSWVHNPEVAPYRYDPNRARTLLAEAGWQDSDGDGVLDRNGQSLSFTIVTNQGNDQRVKAGEIIQRRLSEVGVKVKLQVVEWAAFLKEFINPGNFDATILGWSGGIDPDVYNVWHSSKTGPGELNFIAFKNAEVDHLLEAGRRTYDQDERKLVYDRFQEILAEEQPYTFLYVPESLPVVAARFRGIEPAPAGIMHNFIQWYVPAEEHKYSR, encoded by the coding sequence ATGACTTTTATCAGTGACAGGTTTGGCCTGGTCTGGATCTTTCTTGGCTTGTGCTGTCTGTACCTGATCTGCGGTTGCGACCGGATGGATGAAAATCTGGCCGGGCAGGCAGAGGCTGGGCCACCTGCGGCAGGGGATACTCTGATTATCGGCTCCGGAGCTGATGCCGTTACCCTGCTCCCGGTATTGGCCAGTGATGGCACCTCAAGCGATATAAATGGCTTGGTTTATAACGGTCTTGTTCGCTACGACAAGGACCTCAACATTGAAGCAGACCTGGCCGAGCGTTGGGAAATTTCACCGGACAACCTTACCATTACCTTTCATCTTCGCCAGGGGGTACGTTGGCACGATGGGGCGCCTTTTACCGCTGAGGATGTACTTTATACTTATCAGTTGCTAATAGACCCCAAAACTCCCACCGCCTATGCAGAGCGTTATCGGCAGGTGGCTTCGGCTCAGGTTCTCGATGCACACACTTTTCGCGTGCGTTATCATAAACCTTTGGCTACCGCCCTTATCAGTTGGGCTTTTTCTGTCCACCCTCGGCACCTCCTGGAAGGGACTGAGATTACCAAGAGCCCTTTGGCCAGTCACCCGGTCGGCACCGGTCCTTATCGTTTCGTTGCCTGGAAGCGCGGAGAAAAGATCGTGCTGGAGGCCAATCCCGACTATTATGAAGGGCCGCCTTATATTCACCGGGTTCTCTATCGGGTGATTCCCGATGCTTCCACCATGTTTCTCGAAATGCAGTCCGGCGGTCTGGATTACATGGGCCTGACTCCCCTGCAGTACGCCATGCAGACCGACACCCCGGCCTTCCGTCGGCGGTTTCGCAAATATCGTTATCCGGCTTTTGCCTATACCTATCTTGGCTATAATTTGCGCCGCCCGATTTTTCAGGATAAAAGGACACGCCAAGCTTTGTCTTTTGCCATAGATAAGCAGGAGATTATCGATGGGGTCTTGCTCGGTCTTGGCCAGGTTGCCAGTGGACCTTATAAACCCGGAAGTTGGGTGCATAACCCCGAAGTGGCACCTTACCGGTACGATCCGAACCGGGCTCGTACCCTGCTGGCTGAGGCTGGTTGGCAGGATAGTGATGGCGACGGCGTGCTCGATAGAAATGGTCAGTCCCTGTCTTTTACTATTGTTACCAATCAAGGTAACGATCAGAGGGTTAAGGCCGGTGAAATTATTCAGCGGCGCTTGTCCGAGGTGGGAGTGAAGGTCAAGTTGCAAGTCGTTGAGTGGGCTGCCTTTTTAAAAGAATTCATCAACCCTGGAAACTTTGACGCGACCATTCTAGGTTGGAGTGGCGGTATTGATCCGGATGTTTATAATGTTTGGCATTCGAGCAAAACGGGACCGGGAGAACTTAATTTTATTGCTTTTAAAAATGCCGAGGTGGATCACCTTCTGGAGGCTGGAAGGCGCACTTATGACCAGGATGAACGCAAGCTGGTTTATGACCGGTTTCAGGAAATACTGGCTGAAGAACAACCTTACACTTTCCTTTATGTACCGGAGAGTCTACCAGTGGTTGCGGCCCGTTTCCGCGGGATCGAACCGGCGCCGGCCGGCATCATGCATAATTTCATACAATGGTATGTGCCGGCCGAAGAACATAAGTATAGTCGATAA
- a CDS encoding LolA family protein, with product MIDSLWHPTTRKNYRFNQSSLHRLLLVASMVFLLASCVPAPVPPRPLLNEQVLLQRLQANARAFNSLRGMARIRTKDAKGSVSARQVLLLAKPGNIRSEVLGPFGQPLLLLAALDGELKISLPREGRFLQGAATPERIARFTRAALTAEQLVRLALYDVPLIAYRDSVLTRHEQNYQLMLNGADTRRQQLEYDLSGRLLKATYFRGENPLLKVAYDGFDNDLQGFPRQVSVSLPEQEASFSLAYSDVELNPELAAVHFTLQPPAGVVTEALP from the coding sequence ATGATTGATTCGCTCTGGCACCCAACAACCAGGAAAAACTATCGCTTCAATCAATCTTCACTCCATCGCTTGCTTCTGGTTGCCAGTATGGTTTTTCTTTTGGCCAGTTGCGTACCGGCCCCGGTCCCTCCTCGGCCTCTGTTGAATGAGCAGGTGTTGTTGCAGCGCCTGCAAGCTAACGCCCGGGCTTTTAACAGCCTGCGCGGGATGGCGCGGATTCGCACCAAAGATGCAAAGGGATCGGTCTCCGCACGGCAGGTCTTGCTCCTGGCCAAACCTGGCAACATTCGATCCGAAGTGCTCGGCCCCTTCGGGCAACCGCTGTTGCTACTGGCTGCTCTTGATGGTGAGTTGAAAATTTCGCTGCCGAGGGAAGGCCGCTTTTTGCAAGGGGCTGCTACGCCGGAGCGAATCGCCCGCTTTACCCGCGCGGCGCTGACGGCCGAACAGCTGGTGCGACTGGCTCTCTACGACGTGCCGCTTATCGCCTATCGTGACAGTGTATTGACCCGCCATGAACAAAATTATCAATTGATGTTGAATGGTGCCGATACCCGGCGCCAACAGCTCGAGTATGATCTGTCTGGCCGACTACTGAAGGCGACCTATTTCCGTGGCGAAAATCCGCTGTTGAAAGTGGCCTATGACGGTTTCGATAACGACCTGCAGGGGTTCCCTCGGCAGGTGTCGGTGTCTCTACCTGAGCAGGAGGCGAGTTTTTCGTTGGCCTACAGCGATGTTGAATTAAATCCCGAGCTTGCCGCTGTCCATTTTACCCTGCAACCACCGGCCGGTGTAGTCACGGAGGCCTTGCCATGA